Proteins encoded in a region of the Methanobrevibacter millerae genome:
- a CDS encoding AI-2E family transporter: protein MEKDLKEYITPPIMLVLFLLAVSLIFIFPVLNMIILGAILAYGIRPLALKIQSKLKVKSISIFISMFLVLVPLILLVAYIAFAISGMLNDFFMSNPNLDINYAISQISMYIPQNPFFDGNNIVPAIGDGAKYVLNYLVSKLGSFANITLDLFILICSVYYFVQDGDKCFNFIKSFVPDEQIDFFERTVKSVENVLKSIFYGHFLTSVIIGIFAAIGYSLLGYPYGIFLGVITGILQLIPIFGPWPIYWALAIIDAMNGNYPRVVVVLLFGFFLSWVDMYIRPAISSHHADIHPLILLVGFLSGPLVYGIVGFIVGPLILGITFTVLDSFRKELKESK from the coding sequence ATGGAAAAAGATTTAAAAGAATATATTACTCCTCCAATAATGTTGGTATTGTTTTTGCTGGCAGTTTCATTGATATTTATATTTCCAGTTTTAAACATGATTATTCTTGGTGCGATTTTGGCTTATGGTATAAGGCCATTAGCCTTAAAAATTCAATCTAAATTAAAAGTCAAATCTATTTCCATATTTATTTCAATGTTTTTAGTTTTAGTACCATTGATTTTGCTTGTGGCATATATTGCATTTGCGATATCTGGCATGTTGAATGATTTTTTCATGTCAAATCCAAATCTGGATATAAACTATGCAATATCTCAGATATCAATGTATATTCCACAAAATCCATTTTTTGATGGAAACAATATTGTTCCGGCTATTGGTGATGGTGCAAAATATGTGCTTAATTATCTGGTTTCTAAATTAGGGTCTTTTGCAAACATTACTCTAGATTTATTTATATTGATATGTTCAGTTTATTATTTTGTTCAAGATGGTGATAAATGTTTTAATTTCATTAAGTCTTTTGTTCCTGATGAGCAAATTGATTTTTTCGAAAGAACTGTTAAATCTGTAGAAAATGTCCTAAAAAGTATTTTTTATGGTCACTTTTTAACATCAGTAATTATTGGAATTTTTGCTGCCATAGGTTATTCTCTATTGGGTTATCCTTATGGGATATTTTTAGGTGTAATAACGGGAATTTTACAATTAATTCCTATATTTGGGCCATGGCCAATCTATTGGGCTTTAGCTATTATAGATGCTATGAACGGCAATTATCCAAGAGTAGTTGTTGTTTTGCTGTTTGGATTTTTCTTAAGTTGGGTGGACATGTACATAAGACCTGCGATTTCCTCACATCATGCAGATATACATCCGTTGATTCTTCTGGTAGGATTTTTATCCGGACCTTTGGTTTATGGGATAGTGGGTTTCATAGTGGGGCCGCTAATACTTGGTATTACATTTACAGTTTTGGATAGTTTTAGAAAGGAATTGAAGGAGTCTAAATAA
- a CDS encoding dihydroorotate dehydrogenase, which produces MLETDVCGIRFRNPLMLAAGIMGSTASSMNWILESGAAGVVSKSFSLKPHPGYKNPTTVGVDGGIINAIGLSNPGVDNFKEELKEINRKDNVVIASIYGATPDEFSSLVEQINPLVDMIELNISCPHAMEGYGASIGQDCNLSHTIVAASKDASEVPIIAKLTPNVTDITEIAKTCEDAGADALSLINTLGPGMKINIDLARPVLFNKFGGMSGKAIKPIAISNVYSVYEAVDVPIIGVGGVYNFEDVVEFIFAGARAVQIGTAIMDEGVEVFSKINADLEVFMKDKGYSSIDEMVGIAHGGD; this is translated from the coding sequence ATGTTAGAAACTGATGTTTGTGGAATTCGTTTTAGAAATCCTTTAATGTTGGCTGCAGGTATCATGGGAAGTACGGCTTCTTCCATGAATTGGATTTTGGAATCCGGTGCTGCAGGTGTTGTTAGTAAATCATTCTCTTTAAAACCACATCCGGGGTATAAAAACCCTACGACAGTTGGTGTTGATGGTGGTATCATTAATGCAATCGGTTTATCAAATCCAGGTGTCGATAATTTTAAAGAAGAATTAAAAGAAATTAATAGGAAAGATAATGTTGTTATTGCATCCATTTATGGTGCTACTCCAGATGAATTCAGCAGTTTAGTAGAACAGATCAATCCTTTGGTTGATATGATTGAGTTAAATATTTCTTGTCCTCATGCTATGGAAGGTTATGGTGCTTCTATTGGTCAAGATTGTAATTTAAGTCATACAATTGTGGCTGCTTCAAAGGATGCTAGTGAAGTTCCTATTATTGCTAAATTAACTCCTAATGTCACTGATATTACAGAAATTGCAAAGACCTGTGAAGATGCTGGTGCTGATGCATTGAGTTTAATCAATACTTTAGGTCCTGGAATGAAAATTAACATAGATCTTGCAAGGCCGGTTTTATTTAATAAATTTGGTGGAATGAGCGGAAAAGCAATTAAGCCGATTGCAATAAGTAATGTTTATTCAGTTTATGAGGCAGTTGACGTGCCTATAATTGGTGTCGGTGGAGTTTATAATTTTGAGGATGTTGTTGAATTTATTTTTGCTGGCGCAAGGGCAGTTCAAATTGGTACTGCTATAATGGATGAAGGCGTTGAAGTTTTCTCAAAAATCAATGCGGACTTGGAAGTATTCATGAAGGATAAAGGTTATTCATCCATTGATGAAATGGTTGGTATTGCTCATGGAGGTGACTGA
- a CDS encoding DNA-directed DNA polymerase gives MEREVVILDIDYISYEDKPVIRLFSKDGDKNVILIDDSFVPYLYVYSNDPDECIDDLDELLDNVKIEKLNKKDFQIEKTFIKVTFTHPQELSKHRDEIRDLDSVVQIREFDIPFYRRYLMDRDVIPMTKVKASGEKLDSFSALDSEKHDVEIIKLDKALQRVDENFNDFRILSFDLEVRNPHGMPDSQEDEIIMIGVASNFGINQVISTKKNSPERDDFVCQVSSEKEMIQTFADIIKENNVDIIVGYNSDNFDFPYLIDRAKINDVDLDLGMDGSDIRFIKRGFTNAASMKGLIHVDLYLVMRRYMTLERYTLERVYYELFGEEKIDVPGERIWEFWDNGGEELDNLFDYSLDDVVSTLKIAEQTLPLNLELTRIIGQPLFDVSRMATGQQAEWFLVKQAYFDEEVVPNKQGSNFTDRANAEDNEGGFVLEPDKGLHENLVQFDFRSLYPSIIISKNISPDVLVEDDVEDSGEYNVSPEHDLKFMKTPQGFIPSVIDKILQERFRIKREMKACDDPTEKKALDVQQQAIKRLANTMYGIYGFPRFRWYSFECAKAITSWGRQYIKYAMKESEKYGFKAIYADTDGFYAKYVKK, from the coding sequence ATGGAAAGGGAAGTAGTTATTTTAGATATTGACTATATATCATATGAAGATAAGCCTGTAATTCGTTTATTTTCAAAAGATGGTGATAAAAATGTCATTTTAATAGATGACTCATTTGTACCTTATTTGTATGTATATAGTAATGACCCTGATGAGTGCATTGATGATTTGGATGAATTATTGGATAATGTCAAGATAGAAAAATTAAATAAAAAAGATTTCCAAATAGAAAAAACATTCATTAAGGTAACATTTACTCATCCTCAGGAGCTATCCAAACACAGAGATGAAATAAGGGATTTGGATAGTGTAGTGCAAATCAGGGAATTTGATATTCCATTTTACAGGAGATATCTGATGGATCGTGATGTCATACCTATGACTAAAGTAAAGGCGTCCGGTGAAAAGTTAGATTCATTTTCTGCTCTTGACAGTGAAAAACATGATGTTGAAATAATAAAATTGGATAAAGCATTGCAAAGAGTTGATGAAAATTTTAATGATTTTAGAATTCTTAGCTTTGACTTGGAGGTTAGAAATCCTCATGGAATGCCTGATTCTCAGGAAGATGAAATAATCATGATTGGTGTTGCAAGTAACTTTGGGATAAACCAGGTAATTTCAACAAAGAAAAACTCTCCTGAAAGGGATGATTTTGTATGTCAGGTATCATCAGAAAAAGAAATGATACAAACATTTGCAGATATCATAAAAGAAAACAATGTGGATATTATTGTCGGATATAACTCAGATAACTTTGATTTTCCCTATTTAATTGACAGAGCAAAAATAAATGATGTAGATTTGGATTTGGGAATGGATGGCTCTGATATACGATTTATTAAAAGAGGATTTACAAATGCAGCATCAATGAAAGGTTTAATTCATGTAGATTTATACTTGGTAATGAGGAGATACATGACTCTGGAGAGATATACCTTGGAAAGAGTCTACTATGAACTATTCGGTGAAGAAAAAATTGATGTTCCCGGAGAAAGGATATGGGAATTCTGGGATAATGGTGGTGAAGAATTGGATAATCTATTTGATTATTCTCTGGATGATGTCGTATCAACTTTAAAAATTGCAGAGCAGACTTTACCTCTTAACTTAGAATTGACTCGTATTATTGGCCAGCCTTTATTTGATGTAAGTCGTATGGCAACCGGCCAGCAAGCAGAATGGTTTTTAGTAAAACAGGCATATTTTGATGAGGAGGTTGTGCCGAATAAGCAGGGTTCAAATTTCACCGACCGTGCAAATGCTGAAGATAACGAAGGAGGTTTTGTTCTTGAACCTGACAAGGGGTTGCATGAAAACTTGGTGCAATTTGATTTCAGGAGCCTGTATCCAAGCATAATCATTTCTAAAAACATTTCTCCGGATGTTTTGGTTGAAGATGATGTTGAGGATTCTGGGGAATATAATGTATCTCCAGAACATGATTTGAAATTCATGAAAACACCACAGGGTTTTATTCCATCAGTTATAGATAAGATACTGCAGGAACGCTTTAGGATAAAGCGAGAAATGAAGGCATGTGATGATCCAACTGAGAAAAAGGCATTGGATGTACAGCAACAAGCTATTAAAAGACTTGCAAATACAATGTATGGTATTTATGGATTTCCGCGTTTCAGGTGGTATTCATTTGAATGTGCAAAAGCCATTACTTCTTGGGGAAGACAGTATATTAAGTATGCAATGAAAGAATCTGAAAAATATGGATTTAAAGCTATTTATGCTGATACTGATGGTTTTTATGCGAAATATGTGAAAAAATAA
- the purM gene encoding phosphoribosylformylglycinamidine cyclo-ligase, translating to MVTYSESGVDIDLEAKTVSQIAEKLQSTLECRDIITDSGHYAALVKLGNKGIAMSTDGVGSKILIAEMLNKYDTVGIDCIAMVVNDILCVGAEPIALVDYLAVEKPDPQRAAEIAEGLVKGANESNIAIIGGETASLPGIIKDFDLAGTGIGFVDIDKIISGADIEPGNVLIGINSNGLHSNGYSLARKAIFEDAGLTIDDKMPNGETTIGEELIRPTELYVKPIVALFEKEYNINGLAHITGGGFTNLRRLKKGVGYEITDLPETPEIFKLIYEQNVDIKEMYKVFNMGIGFVVIAEEDEAEKIMDTLKEYCQCQIIGKVTDDEKIVVKAFEGSTIEY from the coding sequence ATGGTTACTTATTCAGAATCTGGTGTTGATATTGATTTAGAGGCAAAAACTGTTTCACAAATAGCAGAAAAACTCCAATCAACATTAGAATGTAGAGATATAATTACTGATAGCGGCCATTATGCTGCTTTAGTTAAATTAGGTAATAAAGGTATTGCAATGAGTACCGACGGTGTTGGAAGTAAAATTTTAATAGCTGAAATGTTAAACAAATACGATACTGTGGGAATTGACTGTATTGCAATGGTTGTAAACGATATTTTATGTGTTGGTGCTGAACCAATAGCTTTAGTAGATTACCTTGCTGTTGAAAAACCTGATCCTCAAAGAGCAGCTGAAATCGCAGAAGGTCTTGTTAAAGGAGCTAATGAATCAAATATAGCAATTATTGGTGGAGAAACCGCTTCACTTCCAGGAATTATTAAAGATTTTGATTTGGCTGGAACTGGTATAGGATTTGTTGATATAGATAAAATCATAAGCGGTGCAGATATCGAACCGGGAAATGTTTTAATCGGTATTAACAGTAATGGTCTTCACTCAAATGGATACAGTTTAGCTAGAAAAGCAATTTTTGAAGATGCAGGATTGACTATTGATGATAAAATGCCTAATGGTGAAACTACTATCGGCGAAGAATTAATTAGGCCAACTGAACTATATGTTAAACCTATTGTAGCATTATTCGAAAAAGAATATAATATTAATGGATTAGCTCACATTACTGGTGGTGGATTCACAAACCTCAGACGTTTGAAAAAGGGAGTAGGTTATGAAATTACTGACTTACCTGAAACACCAGAAATATTCAAATTAATTTATGAACAGAATGTTGACATTAAAGAAATGTATAAAGTATTCAATATGGGAATAGGTTTTGTCGTTATCGCTGAAGAAGACGAAGCTGAAAAAATAATGGATACCTTAAAAGAATACTGCCAATGCCAAATTATTGGTAAGGTAACTGATGATGAAAAAATTGTTGTAAAAGCTTTCGAAGGCTCAACAATTGAGTATTAG
- a CDS encoding phosphopantothenoylcysteine decarboxylase: MGGTFEPLDSVRGITNRSSGKMGLALAKQAYILGADVTLIAAHVSVDISPLFNVIHVETSKEMAKVTFDLVKDFDIFISTAAISDFEVVGRKNKKISSDSSLSISLKPTIKIIRNIKKINPDIFLVGFKAEFNITREEIIYCARKQINDAGTDIVIANDVSHKDCNFGSDMNEVLIIDDDVLSVPLASKDEIAKIIMKIISDRTSCR; the protein is encoded by the coding sequence TTGGGTGGAACTTTTGAACCACTTGACTCTGTAAGGGGCATAACCAATAGATCTTCAGGTAAAATGGGTTTGGCTCTTGCAAAACAGGCCTATATTCTGGGTGCAGATGTCACGTTAATTGCAGCTCATGTCAGTGTTGATATTTCTCCTCTTTTTAATGTTATTCATGTTGAAACGTCTAAAGAAATGGCTAAAGTTACTTTTGATTTGGTAAAGGATTTTGATATTTTTATTTCAACAGCAGCAATTTCAGATTTTGAAGTTGTAGGGCGAAAAAATAAAAAAATTAGTTCTGATTCTTCTCTATCTATTAGTTTAAAGCCCACAATAAAAATTATTCGTAATATTAAAAAGATTAATCCAGATATATTTCTGGTTGGTTTCAAAGCGGAATTTAACATAACTCGTGAAGAGATAATTTATTGTGCTAGAAAGCAGATTAATGATGCGGGAACTGATATTGTTATTGCAAATGATGTTTCCCACAAAGACTGTAACTTTGGATCTGATATGAATGAGGTTTTAATCATTGATGATGATGTTTTGTCTGTTCCTCTTGCAAGCAAAGATGAAATTGCTAAAATCATAATGAAAATAATTTCTGATAGGACTTCATGTAGATGA
- a CDS encoding fibrillarin-like rRNA/tRNA 2'-O-methyltransferase: MDVFLKGDEVATRNLTPGISVYGEELITEDVEYRLWNPRRSKLSAAILNGLSSLKIENDYKILYLGASTGTTVSHISDIAYNGKIYAVEFSPVTAKKLTRLSRQRPNIYPILADATKPKEYMNIIEKVDFLYCDVAQPTQTELFMKNMNLFSKDDALGMITIKARSIDVIQKPKKIFKQEEKKLKEKGFKIIEKIKLEPYEKDHIAFLVEKNF; this comes from the coding sequence ATGGATGTTTTTTTAAAAGGTGATGAAGTAGCAACACGAAACCTGACACCAGGAATTAGTGTTTATGGAGAAGAGCTAATCACTGAAGATGTTGAATATAGATTATGGAATCCTCGAAGGTCAAAATTATCTGCTGCTATTTTAAATGGATTATCTTCCTTGAAAATTGAAAATGACTATAAAATATTATATCTTGGTGCATCAACCGGTACAACCGTTTCACATATTTCAGATATTGCATACAATGGGAAAATTTATGCAGTTGAATTTTCTCCAGTAACAGCCAAAAAGTTAACTAGACTGTCACGTCAAAGACCAAATATTTATCCCATACTCGCAGATGCGACAAAACCTAAAGAATATATGAACATTATTGAAAAAGTTGATTTTCTATATTGTGATGTTGCCCAACCCACACAGACAGAATTATTTATGAAAAATATGAATTTATTCTCAAAAGATGATGCATTAGGAATGATAACAATAAAAGCTAGAAGTATTGATGTTATACAGAAACCTAAAAAGATTTTTAAGCAAGAAGAAAAGAAATTGAAAGAAAAAGGTTTTAAAATTATTGAAAAAATAAAACTGGAACCTTACGAAAAAGACCATATAGCATTCCTAGTAGAGAAAAATTTTTAA
- the comC gene encoding L-sulfolactate dehydrogenase has protein sequence MKIMKDNEIALVKEILKKLGASEEDCELVAEATIDADLKGFTSHGLGRFPQYLISIEAGTINLEDNITIEKETPAIALINGNSGFGQAVSYKAMQIAIKKAKEVGIGCVGVHNTNHFGVTGFYSDLALRENVIGMVIANTDPAIAPLGGKEALIGTNPIAIGIPSETYITVDMATSVTARGKIIESRRKGLDLPEGWALDKDGNPTTDPEAALDGGSILPFGGFKGYALALMVEILTGPLVQAGYGTGVTGTASPTKDCTKGDLYIAIDPSKFGDFGDFVANTEDFVSQVRATGETVAIPGDLEVKRIAEAEENGIEIDAKLYEQLKGICDDLDIDIDSYLED, from the coding sequence ATGAAGATAATGAAGGATAACGAAATTGCTCTTGTAAAAGAAATATTGAAAAAATTAGGAGCAAGTGAAGAAGATTGCGAGTTAGTAGCAGAAGCTACAATCGATGCGGATTTAAAAGGATTTACATCCCACGGACTTGGAAGATTCCCACAATATTTGATTAGTATTGAAGCAGGAACCATCAACTTAGAAGACAATATTACTATTGAAAAAGAAACTCCTGCTATTGCATTAATCAATGGTAACAGTGGATTTGGACAAGCAGTATCCTATAAAGCAATGCAAATTGCTATTAAAAAAGCAAAAGAAGTAGGTATTGGTTGTGTTGGAGTTCACAATACAAATCACTTTGGAGTAACTGGATTTTACTCTGATTTAGCATTAAGAGAAAATGTTATTGGAATGGTTATTGCAAATACTGATCCGGCTATTGCACCATTAGGTGGAAAAGAAGCACTAATTGGTACAAATCCTATAGCAATCGGTATTCCTTCAGAAACATATATTACTGTAGATATGGCTACATCAGTTACTGCACGTGGAAAAATTATTGAATCAAGAAGAAAAGGATTAGATTTACCTGAAGGTTGGGCTTTAGATAAAGATGGAAATCCAACAACTGATCCTGAAGCTGCACTTGATGGAGGGTCAATTTTACCATTTGGTGGATTTAAAGGATATGCTCTTGCATTGATGGTTGAAATATTAACAGGACCATTAGTACAGGCAGGTTATGGTACAGGCGTTACAGGTACTGCTTCACCAACAAAAGATTGTACCAAAGGAGATTTATACATAGCAATAGATCCATCAAAATTTGGGGACTTCGGTGATTTTGTAGCAAATACTGAAGACTTTGTATCTCAAGTAAGAGCAACCGGTGAAACTGTTGCAATTCCAGGAGATTTAGAAGTAAAAAGAATTGCTGAAGCTGAAGAAAATGGAATTGAAATTGATGCTAAATTATACGAACAACTAAAAGGAATCTGTGATGATTTAGATATTGATATAGATTCTTATCTTGAAGATTAA
- a CDS encoding dihydroorotate dehydrogenase electron transfer subunit yields MIRAPQAVKIKEIIDETPTIKTFKFDTDIKANPGEFLMVWNVSDEKPMSISNIGDNELSITVKNIGEFTSKLHELEVGDMIGVRGSYGNGFKTDFKDKKLLVIGGGVGMAPVTALTYELIKDNDVDVLLAATTKDELLFLDTYESLDVNLHPCTDDGSYGFEGYASNCLLSLLEDTSYDYAFVCGPEIMMIGIYNILEEANIPADYSLERYMKCALGVCGQCCVDNTGWRICVEGPVFDSEQIKLIDEFGKYRRDASGVKY; encoded by the coding sequence ATGATTAGAGCACCACAGGCGGTAAAGATTAAGGAAATCATAGATGAAACTCCAACTATTAAAACTTTCAAATTCGACACGGACATTAAAGCGAATCCTGGCGAATTTTTAATGGTTTGGAATGTTAGTGATGAAAAACCAATGTCCATATCCAATATTGGAGATAATGAACTTTCAATTACTGTTAAAAATATTGGAGAGTTTACATCCAAACTACATGAGCTTGAAGTTGGCGATATGATTGGAGTTAGGGGCAGTTATGGTAATGGATTTAAAACAGACTTTAAAGATAAAAAATTATTAGTCATTGGTGGTGGGGTCGGTATGGCTCCGGTAACTGCTTTAACTTATGAATTAATTAAAGATAATGATGTGGATGTTTTGCTTGCCGCAACAACCAAAGATGAATTATTGTTCTTGGATACTTATGAAAGTCTTGATGTTAACTTGCATCCATGTACTGATGACGGGTCATATGGTTTTGAAGGTTATGCCTCAAACTGCCTATTAAGTTTGCTTGAAGATACATCCTATGATTATGCATTTGTTTGCGGGCCTGAGATAATGATGATAGGAATATACAATATCCTTGAAGAAGCAAACATACCTGCCGATTATTCTCTTGAAAGGTATATGAAATGTGCGCTTGGAGTATGTGGTCAGTGCTGTGTAGATAATACTGGTTGGAGAATATGTGTTGAAGGGCCTGTTTTTGACAGTGAACAAATAAAATTAATTGACGAATTTGGAAAATACAGAAGAGATGCATCAGGTGTAAAATATTAA
- a CDS encoding NOP5/NOP56 family protein — translation MECYVTYSIKGFYAFNENNELIGEKLFKEEEILQKLIEIDNKEIPTEESELIKELSSNYDTIIIESNKRSSDYSNSKVKVKNPNQGGDYLRSEYNLDIDNDIYQKLAIYRMKKAQAGEDKHLIQAINSIDEIDESISKLIERIREWYALYFPEMDLIKNNETYIKLIYENKTKEEIINAKSDAFPSDMLDIEDDINPEDLNIMNNYAKSIYELQQTRKNIINYIDSKMDSIAPNLKLLVGSSLGAKLISHAGGLKRLATYPSSTVQIMGAEKALFRHLKSGDRPPKYGLIYQHPQVRGAKWWNRGKIARLLAGRISLAVRKDVFTHDFNPEIFNEFSDRVEEIEKNNPFPTKTTKKRKEEKRKPKNKRKKGKKRRRH, via the coding sequence ATGGAATGTTATGTAACTTACAGCATTAAAGGATTTTATGCATTTAATGAAAATAATGAATTGATTGGTGAAAAATTATTCAAAGAGGAAGAAATTCTTCAAAAGCTTATTGAAATTGACAATAAAGAAATTCCAACAGAAGAAAGTGAATTGATTAAAGAATTGTCCTCAAATTATGATACAATAATTATTGAATCAAATAAACGATCATCAGATTATTCCAATAGCAAGGTAAAAGTTAAAAATCCTAATCAGGGTGGAGATTATTTAAGAAGCGAATATAATTTGGATATTGATAATGACATCTATCAAAAATTAGCAATTTACAGAATGAAAAAAGCCCAGGCAGGAGAAGATAAACATTTAATTCAGGCAATCAATTCCATTGATGAAATTGATGAATCCATTTCTAAATTAATAGAAAGAATTCGTGAATGGTATGCACTATACTTCCCAGAGATGGATTTAATAAAAAATAATGAGACTTATATTAAATTAATTTATGAAAATAAAACAAAAGAAGAAATCATTAACGCTAAAAGTGATGCATTTCCTAGTGATATGCTAGATATTGAAGATGACATTAACCCCGAAGATTTGAACATAATGAATAACTATGCCAAATCAATTTATGAACTTCAACAAACAAGGAAAAATATTATAAATTATATCGATTCAAAAATGGATTCAATTGCACCAAATTTAAAGTTGCTTGTTGGTTCATCACTTGGAGCTAAATTGATATCCCATGCAGGAGGACTTAAAAGACTGGCTACCTATCCATCAAGTACTGTCCAAATCATGGGTGCTGAAAAAGCATTGTTTAGACATTTAAAAAGTGGAGATCGTCCCCCAAAATATGGTTTAATCTATCAACACCCACAGGTTCGGGGTGCAAAATGGTGGAATCGTGGAAAAATAGCCAGACTACTTGCAGGAAGGATATCACTTGCCGTTAGAAAAGATGTTTTTACACATGATTTTAATCCAGAAATATTTAATGAATTTAGTGATAGAGTTGAAGAAATAGAAAAAAATAATCCATTTCCAACTAAAACTACTAAAAAAAGAAAAGAAGAGAAACGAAAACCGAAAAATAAACGCAAAAAAGGTAAAAAAAGAAGGAGGCATTAG